The genomic segment TGGCTCGGCTTGTAACGGCCTTCAAATGCAATTGTCGCCGGCCTCCAGTGTGGCCCTGCGAATTGCCGAACGATGTATATAGAGAAAATGTTCTGGATCCATTGCGCATGCTCCAGATGCAGGAACCCGTCCGTCCTGGCGAGCCTGCTGCAAATCCGCACGTGATCATAATCGTGTTCGATCCACATGCTCAGAATTGTATCTTCCCGCGACGCCCAGTAGCAGGCGTGCCGCAGCGCAACAAGCAGCGTCGGGGAATGAGCGATCAGAGCCCGTGTCTTTTCTCTCATATGGCGGTAATGCAGCCGCTGGCTCGCGAGGAAGCCGAAGTCTTGAATACCCTGGGCCCTCTGGCTGGTTTCCACGAAACGGAGCGCCGGCAGAAGGGGGACGTAGAGATTGCTCTTCTCCTGAAGAGACGAGGGAAGCCGAAACTTTTCCAGAAGCGTCTCTGTCGGCGCACCGATTTCGTCGAGAATTCCGACGAAAGGCAGAAGAAACTGGGCGCGTGTCAAAGGAATGTTGGCCATTGGATCTCGCCGCGATCGTGTGCTGACGCTTTCTACTAGGAATTTCCAAGGATTCGCTACAGGCGAGGCGCGCATTTGGCGCGAAATGGCAAGACAGACGATCTGCCTATACTCGAAAAGGTCCGAACAAAGTCCGTTTGCCGATCAGACAGCGATCGGTTAGACGGCATTTGAATTGGCCCGTGCCGTGCCTTGTGGGATGGCTCCTCGGCGTTACTTGGCGCGGCCTTGAATGAAGAGGTAGGCTTATGTTGCGCTTGGTTGGGATCAGTCTCGCATTTGCATCAGTTGCACTGACCAGTGGAGCATTTGCCCAGGCGCCAGACGGCAAAATACCGGTCACTGTTGACAATTTCGCCCGGGCTGAGACCGACCATTACCTCGCGGCAAATGCAAAGGTCATAGGCGGACTGGGCAAGTTTCAGCACTCCCGAGCGCCCGCATCGATCGATAATCAAACGGTCATCCGTATGAACCGGGATACGCTTTATTCGTTCGCGGTGTTTGATCTTGCCGCCGGGCCGGTCACGCTCTCGCTGCCTGACACGGGCAAGCGCTATATGTCGATGATGGTCGTCGATCAGGATCACTACCTGCCAATCGTCGCCTACGGCACGAAGCCGGTTACACTGACGCAGAAATCGGTTGGTACCAGGTATGCGTTCGTCGCTGTCCGGACGTTGGTTAATCCCAACGATCCGAAGGATCTCGACGAGGTCCACAGGCTTCAGGACGCGATCAAGGTCAGCCAGAAGGAGACAGGGAAGCTCGATCTTCCAAACTGGGATGAGAAGAGCCTCACGGACATCCGCAATGCGCTGCTCGCGTTGTCAAAACATCAGTCGTCTTTTCGTGGCGCCTTTGGCGCGCGTGGTCAGGTCGATCCGATCCAGCACCTCATGGGCACGGCCTCCGGATGGGGCGGTATTCCGGAGCGGGACGCTACCTACTTGAGCTTCACGCCTGCGAAAAACGATGGCAAAACCGTCTACACCATCAACGTGCCAAAGACCGTGCCGGTGAAGGAGTTCTGGTCAGTGAGCGTCTACAACGCAAAGGGCTTCTTCGAGAAAAACGCCTACAACGCTTATTCGATCAACAGCATTACAGCGAAGAAGAACGAAGACGGCTCGGTGGTCGTCCAGCTCGGCGGCTGTGACGGCAAAATCCCGAACTGTCTGCCGATCGTTGAGGGTTGGAACTACACCGAGCGGCTTTATCGTCCGGAGCAATCCATTCTCAGCGGCAAGTGGAAGTTCCCAGAGGCGAAGCCCGTAAACTGAGCCTCAAGGGATTACCCTACGAAAAGGGAGAAGTCGGTTTCGTCGCCCCCATCGCCATTGGCGGATGGGGGCTACGGAAGGCACTCCTTGTTGTCTCGTCTCAACTGAGCCGGTCGCGACCTGGCGTATGAGCTGCCGCCAGCATGGTGAGAGCTGCGGCGCCGTGAATGCCGGTAAGTCGGGGGCGCTTCATCGTCCTGCCTCCCTCGAAAGCGCGGCGGAAAATGCTGTCGGCTGTGGGACGGCAGCGTGATTCAAGGAGAAACAGTGCGCTATTTCCTCATCGGGTTGA from the Beijerinckia sp. 28-YEA-48 genome contains:
- a CDS encoding DUF1254 domain-containing protein — translated: MLRLVGISLAFASVALTSGAFAQAPDGKIPVTVDNFARAETDHYLAANAKVIGGLGKFQHSRAPASIDNQTVIRMNRDTLYSFAVFDLAAGPVTLSLPDTGKRYMSMMVVDQDHYLPIVAYGTKPVTLTQKSVGTRYAFVAVRTLVNPNDPKDLDEVHRLQDAIKVSQKETGKLDLPNWDEKSLTDIRNALLALSKHQSSFRGAFGARGQVDPIQHLMGTASGWGGIPERDATYLSFTPAKNDGKTVYTINVPKTVPVKEFWSVSVYNAKGFFEKNAYNAYSINSITAKKNEDGSVVVQLGGCDGKIPNCLPIVEGWNYTERLYRPEQSILSGKWKFPEAKPVN
- a CDS encoding helix-turn-helix domain-containing protein, which produces MANIPLTRAQFLLPFVGILDEIGAPTETLLEKFRLPSSLQEKSNLYVPLLPALRFVETSQRAQGIQDFGFLASQRLHYRHMREKTRALIAHSPTLLVALRHACYWASREDTILSMWIEHDYDHVRICSRLARTDGFLHLEHAQWIQNIFSIYIVRQFAGPHWRPATIAFEGRYKPSQTTQDSWPNVRFLSDQHSAWISLPVELLSLSNHSTELNPPLSDHDDGSSGYDIVELLKLMLPSYLDEGIPILADVAEMAGVSARTFQRKLAHVGLSYSDVLDTVRYESASKLLRDTDCKIIDVAFSSGYTDPAHFSRAFRRISGITPRRFREQSRPS